CGCTCGCACGCCAGCACCCCTTCGCGGACGCTGAACACGCCTTCATGGATGGCGGTGCCCACGATGGCTCCGGCCAGCCTGCGCCCATCGGTCTCCAACCGCGCCAGCGCGCGGAGGTCGTCGAGCCCGGCGATCCCCCCCGACGCCACCACGGGGTGCCGGGTGGCGGACAGGACGGCGGCCAGGCCGTCGACGTCCGGCCCGCCGAGCATGCCGTCGCGCGAGATGTCGGTGACCACCACGGCGCCCAGCTCGGCGTCCTCCACCTCGCCCAGCACGTCGGCGAGCGTGCGGCCGGAGCCCGCCGTCCAGCCCCGGACGGCGATCTCGCCGTCGCGAGCGTCGAGGCCGACGGCGACCCGCCCCGGATGGCGCTGGGCCACCCGCCGGAG
This is a stretch of genomic DNA from Acidimicrobiales bacterium. It encodes these proteins:
- the hisA gene encoding 1-(5-phosphoribosyl)-5-[(5-phosphoribosylamino)methylideneamino]imidazole-4-carboxamide isomerase codes for the protein MDLYPAIDVRGGACVRLVQGDYAREKVYGGDPLAVAKEFEADGAAWIHVVDLDAARTGRPENRAVVAAIAEAVAVPVQAGGGIRDEFSAEALLGAGVSRIVLGTAALEDPGLLRRVAQRHPGRVAVGLDARDGEIAVRGWTAGSGRTLADVLGEVEDAELGAVVVTDISRDGMLGGPDVDGLAAVLSATRHPVVASGGIAGLDDLRALARLETDGRRLAGAIVGTAIHEGVFSVREGVLACER